One genomic region from Pseudomonas sp. R5-89-07 encodes:
- a CDS encoding DUF3299 domain-containing protein, whose protein sequence is MRRALFALLLLLALPAWAEEQPKDLSWQEMIPPDAPPEVPNMKPLHDLSSMADALSVEAAPAAKQDLPNAPVVQSLDGQHIRLPGYIVPLEVSEEGRTTEFLLVPYFGACIHVPPPPSNQIVHVKSEVGVKLDELYQPYWIEGAMQVKPSSSELADAGYQMDAEKIYMYELQE, encoded by the coding sequence ATGCGTCGTGCCCTGTTTGCCCTGCTATTGCTGCTGGCCCTGCCCGCCTGGGCCGAGGAGCAGCCCAAGGACTTGTCGTGGCAGGAAATGATCCCACCGGATGCGCCACCGGAAGTGCCGAATATGAAACCTTTGCATGACCTGTCGAGCATGGCCGATGCCTTGTCGGTCGAGGCCGCGCCCGCTGCCAAGCAGGATCTGCCCAACGCGCCGGTGGTGCAGAGTCTCGACGGCCAGCACATTCGCCTGCCCGGCTACATCGTGCCGCTGGAGGTGAGCGAGGAAGGCCGCACCACCGAGTTCCTGCTGGTGCCGTATTTCGGCGCGTGCATCCATGTGCCACCGCCGCCGTCGAACCAGATCGTGCATGTGAAAAGCGAAGTCGGCGTGAAACTCGATGAGCTGTACCAGCCGTACTGGATCGAAGGGGCGATGCAGGTCAAGCCGTCGTCCAGTGAATTGGCCGACGCCGGCTACCAGATGGATGCCGAGAAAATCTACATGTACGAACTGCAGGAATAA
- a CDS encoding OmpW family protein, whose protein sequence is MNKSLLGASLFALALVAPVAHAHQAGDILVRAGAITVNPKADSSSVKVDQGPLAGTNLGGKATMSSDTQLGLNFAYMITDHVGIELLAATPFEHDVKIKNTALGAANGKLGTLKHLPPTLSVVYYPLDHKSAFQPYVGAGINYTWIYDEHVGSRAEQAGFSNFKAENSWGWAAQIGADYMINDKWMINAQARYIDISTKATVDNNALGQGTRAKVNVDVDPMVYMVGIGYKF, encoded by the coding sequence ATGAACAAGTCTCTGCTCGGCGCGTCCCTCTTCGCGCTCGCCCTCGTCGCCCCTGTCGCTCACGCCCACCAGGCGGGTGACATTCTGGTTCGCGCCGGTGCAATCACCGTGAACCCGAAGGCCGACAGCAGCAGCGTCAAGGTTGACCAAGGCCCATTGGCCGGCACCAACCTGGGCGGCAAGGCGACCATGAGCAGCGACACCCAACTGGGCTTGAACTTCGCCTACATGATCACCGACCACGTCGGTATCGAACTGCTGGCCGCCACGCCGTTCGAGCACGACGTGAAGATCAAGAACACCGCCCTCGGCGCCGCCAACGGCAAGCTCGGCACACTCAAACACTTGCCGCCGACCTTGAGCGTCGTCTACTACCCGCTGGACCACAAGTCGGCGTTCCAACCGTATGTGGGCGCCGGTATCAACTACACCTGGATCTACGACGAACACGTCGGCAGCCGCGCCGAACAAGCCGGTTTCAGCAACTTCAAGGCTGAAAACTCCTGGGGCTGGGCTGCACAGATCGGTGCCGACTACATGATCAACGACAAATGGATGATCAACGCCCAGGCGCGCTATATCGACATCAGCACCAAGGCCACCGTGGACAACAACGCACTGGGCCAGGGCACCCGGGCCAAGGTCAATGTGGATGTCGACCCGATGGTCTACATGGTGGGCATCGGTTACAAATTCTAA
- a CDS encoding sugar nucleotide-binding protein: MRMRLMLLGGGNALGQALIRLGAEEDIGFLAPKPPQDGWDAASLTQLLDDTRPDALINLAYYFDWFQAEAVSETRLASQEFAIERLAELCQHHSITLVQPSSYRVFDGSRATAYSEKDEPVPLGLRGQALWRIEQSVRATCPQHVLLRFGWLLDDSVDGTLGRFLARAEKPDELLMADDRRGNPTPVDDAARVIISVLKQLDCAAPLWGTYHYAGHEATTPLALGQAILTEARNFHPLAIESPTAQAHAARPDAAQEPQHAVLACKKILHTFGIKPRAWRAGLPALLDRFYRHT, translated from the coding sequence ATGCGAATGCGCCTTATGTTACTGGGCGGCGGGAATGCCCTCGGGCAGGCGCTGATTCGCCTCGGTGCAGAGGAAGACATTGGTTTCCTCGCCCCCAAACCGCCCCAAGACGGCTGGGATGCCGCGAGCCTCACCCAATTGCTCGACGACACCCGTCCCGATGCGTTGATCAACCTCGCCTACTATTTCGACTGGTTCCAGGCCGAGGCGGTCAGCGAAACCCGCCTGGCGTCCCAGGAGTTCGCCATCGAACGCCTGGCTGAACTGTGCCAGCACCACAGTATTACCCTGGTGCAGCCGTCCAGCTACCGCGTGTTCGACGGTTCACGCGCCACCGCCTACAGCGAAAAAGACGAGCCGGTGCCCCTGGGCCTGCGCGGCCAGGCGTTGTGGCGTATCGAGCAGAGCGTACGCGCCACCTGCCCGCAACATGTACTGCTACGGTTTGGCTGGTTGCTGGACGACAGCGTCGACGGCACCCTCGGGCGCTTCCTGGCCCGGGCCGAAAAGCCGGATGAATTACTGATGGCGGACGACCGGCGTGGTAACCCGACACCGGTGGACGATGCCGCGCGGGTGATCATCTCCGTGCTCAAGCAACTCGATTGCGCGGCGCCGCTGTGGGGCACCTACCATTACGCCGGTCACGAGGCGACCACGCCCCTGGCGCTGGGCCAGGCGATCCTCACCGAAGCGCGCAACTTCCACCCGCTGGCCATCGAGTCGCCAACCGCCCAGGCCCACGCGGCCCGGCCGGATGCGGCGCAGGAACCGCAGCACGCGGTGCTGGCCTGCAAGAAAATCCTGCATACCTTTGGCATCAAGCCACGGGCGTGGCGGGCGGGCTTGCCGGCGCTGCTCGACCGCTTCTACCGCCACACCTGA